GTGAGGAAAAAGGAGAGGCTGCAGTGTAGAGACATACTGAAAGGAAGCCTTCTCTGGGTGGAGAGGCCAGGCAAAACTTAGAAATGAAATCTGGCAGACTGATAAaattgagggaagaaggaaaaaggctTCTGCCTGTCAACAGCCAGAAAGGGGCTCCTTGGGCCAGGACACCAGTATTGTCTCAGTTTGGTTTCCCTCCCAGCAGAGCTTGAGTCGAGGTTGTGGGTACAGGTAATCCTGTCTTTAGGGGGTCAGCTCAGGAAGCCGGAGTGAGAgcaagggaaggggaagaggggagCCAGTGAGAGCGTGTTACTGAGTTCCTGCAGTGGGCTCCAGGAACCTCTGAGCACGTAGAATACCTTCCGGAAGGACAGAAGGCCGATGTTTATGTCCAGCTCGCCTTCCCCATTGTTTAAGGTTGTCCTAGAGGCTTTAACGCCCTAACGCACACTCGCAGCCTGCACTGTACACCTTCAGACGAGGCTCctggacagtgtgtgtgtgatgtgttcaCTGACAGTGAGAGTCTGAGCTTCCACACAACTGTTCATCACAACCGTAGCTGAAGTGAGAGATGGGACACGGGATACCTAAAGCTAAGATCCATCAAAGAAGGCATTTTCTCTGCCCCCAACCATGACTGTGCGTGctgtcgctcagccatgtctgactctttgcgaccccatggactgtagtccaccaggctcctctgtccatgggattctccagacaagaagactggagtgggttgccatgacctcctccagggcatcttcctgacccagggactgaacccgcatctgtctcctgcattggcaggtgggttctttaccattagtgccacccgggaagccccatcCGTGACTCCTTCATGCTAATTAAGTGGCCAGTGGGAGGGAAAAGTGAGTGACTAATCCACTGTGACTGAAGCAGGCAGTTCTAgaaaaggaagtcagagaaatgTTAAGCCAGCCCTTCCCCTGGACCACAGAAGGAAGAGTAGGAAAGCAGGAAGGTCAGGGTCCCAGACAGGATCCTGATGATCCTGGATCCATGGATCACACCCCATGGGCGCACACGGCCCCCTATCCTGTTTTCTCCAAACCCTGCGGGTCCTCTGCACAGCCTCCCTTTTCCTAAAACTGCagttcatgtgtttttttcagtagGTGGCAGCACATACAGAGCAAATCACACAAGGCAGCTTTGCACAGATTGGCAGCTAGAAATTCCCTCCATATAAAGAAATATGCCAGAGATTACATTCCATCCAATTACTCTCACATCACACACTGTTTACTCTCACATCACACACTGCcaccagagacacacacacaacctccaCGGCTTTTGCCTGGCATCTCAGGCCCTCAATCCTTCCACCAccacgcccctcccctcccccaccttggaCTTTGCCCTGCGTGCTGGCCAGGCAGAGGGGGCCAGAGTCCAGGCTTGACTCATCCCCCGACTCATTGCAGCTGAGATCTCAGCTCCATAACAGAAAACACCACCACTTCAGCTCCAACCCAGCAAAGAAGCACCCAGCCTAGGACTCCAGGGAGAGGCCCCTCTCCGGGTCCCTTCCTCCACCATGGAGTACCTCTCTAACCTGGACCCCAGCGGCCTGCTCAGGTGACTCCTAACCCTCCACTCCACTCTCCAGCTCTGGGTATATGGGCAGAGCCACAACGCTCCATTCAGCCTCTAGTTTCCTAGACTCTCCAATTTGTATCCCTCTGCCTCCCTGCCACCACTTGTCATAGTGGGCTTGTCTAGATTCTGATGCACACCCAGCCCCCCATTCTCCCCATTCCCCCTCCAACCCCCCCACTTCCTCCACCCCCCGCTCAGTagtctcctcctctccctgggccACTCTAATCTGCACACCTAGATCCTCTCTCCCAACTCCCCTAACACTGCAGCTACCCCACCCACACCCATCACCCCCAGTGCACTCAGCAGACCTCTCACTCCTTGACCTTCCTTCCCACTTACCAGGTCAGTATCCAATATGAGCTCTGACTTGGGCCGAAAGGTCTGGACCTCGGCTCCACCACCCCAGCGACCTTTCCGAGTCTGTGATCACAAGCGGACCACCCGGAAAGGCCTGACAGCCGCTACCCGTCAGGAACTGCTAGACAAGGCGAGTGAGTCAAGTCCCTGGATTCCAAGAGTGGGGGCAGCCAAGGGGCTAGTCAAGAGGGAGAGCTTGGAATGAGCAGAAAGAGCTGTGGTTATTACATGGCTGCCCCTCCCTCTGAGGGATGAAAGCAGGGAGGTCAGCCCAATGGGTTCTACTGCATTTGAggcgattcttttttttttctaaggagcGAGCTTGtctttgggggtggggaaggagtggGTAGGGTTGGAACAATACATTTCAGAACTCCAATGTATGGAACGGCAATGTCTGACAGACCAAattcaaatcctgattctgccGCTTCCTACTGTCAAACCTTGGGAAGGTATTCAGCCCAtcaaaacttcagtttcttcatttgtaaaaaggaaatgatacagcTACCTCCTAGGGCTATGGAAAGGTGTAGAAGATAAAGTATGAAAGTTCTACACAGATACTTGACCCTCGTGAAGACTCAAAAAGGTGAAAACAGTTACTGGAAACAGTTCTGGAGAACTCTGTGAGGGTTGGGGAGAGTGCAGTGGGGCATTGGAGATGAGACCCCATCATGGCAGGCCTTGTCAGCATAATACCTTTACACCAGAGAACTTGGCTAGCTTTTCAATTCCAAACTGGCAGGTGTGGCTTGGAGGAAAGCTGGGAGAGATGTCAGTGTCATGGTAGGAGCAAAATAggacaaataagaaaacaacagGCCCTAATGAGGGTTTCCCAACAACTAAAGAACACTGTGAGCTGGAGCCTTTTGAAGGGATGCCAGAGAACCAGGGAGGAGAGTTGGGGTTATCAACCAGCACCCAGGGCCAACTGTTAGGTGCTGGGCAGCTGGACAGGAATGGGGCACAGGATAagctctgcccctcccctcctgcttcTTGCCACTGGGCAGGCTCTGGAGACCCTGGTGCTCAGTGGAGCGCTCACACTGGTGTTGGAGGAAGATGGGACCACCGTGGAGAGCGAGGACTTCTTCCAGCTGTTGGAGGATGACACGTGCCTGATGGTGCTGGAGTTGGGACAGAGCTGGAGCCCCCGCAGGGTGAGGCCCATACTGGGGCTGCAGACCACTGATCCCTTCTGTCTCTCCCAAGCCTCTTGTCTCGCCTAACCCTGATCTTGGGGGCAGAGGCAACGAGAGAGGTGAGGAGTTGTCAGAGGCTCCTCATAGTGGACAATCAGTCCCggcatggggtgggggcgggggcggtgtcTGTCCTAGAGCTGACCGGTTTAGTGGTAAAGCCCCAGGACATTGACCAGGGGGTGCCCTGCAGAGCGGGGTGCTGCCGTATGGCCTGGGCCGGGAGAAGCCCAAGTACAGCCAGGACATCGCCCGCATCACCTTCGACGTGTACAAGCAGAGCCCTCGCGATCTCTTCGGCAGCCTGAACATCAAAGCCACGTTCTACGGGCTCTACTCCATGAGCTGTGACATTCAAGGACTCGGCCCAAAGAGAATACTCAGGTCAGAGGCCACACGCCACACTTGCCCACCCCTACAGTTGCAGCCCCAGCAATTCCTTCTCATGCTGTCCCCCACCGTTAGCTCTCCCTTGTGGGAAatccccagcctccagcctgtgGCCGCCTCCCAGGCTCCCCCAACCCCTGACTTCCTCCTGTCTCCGCCCTGCAGGGAGCTCCTCCGATGGGCCTCCTCACTGCTGCAAGGCCTGGGCCACCTGCTGCTGGGCATTTCCTCCGCCCTTCGCCGTGCAGTAGAAGGGTCTGAGCGGTGGCAGCGGAAGGGCCGCCTTAAACCCTACTGAGGAGGGGGTCTGAGCTtccccccagcctcaccccaaGAGACAGACTGTAAAGGACTGTGACAGCATTGAGCTTGGGGGCCTGCACGGTGCAGGCTGGCTAACTCGCTGCTCTCCCCACTGTCCTCTGATGTGGTAACAACAGGCCCGTCGGCATGATCCTTCCACTCCCAGCCTATACCCGTTCCTGACTGCCACACCCCTTCCTGACCATTGTTCCAGCCTCCCACTTACCCTGAAAGGCCCCAGCCTGTCCCCAGGTGTCTGGATCCCATCCTGATTGCCACTACATCTAGAAGGCATTACCGCTCCCCTGCTGTCCCTAGGCTCCTCGGTGCCCTGAACAGAGCCCTCTCTAACTTCACCTTGAGATCTCGATTTCTTTGTACCCTTCCCCCTGCAACATAACAGAAGTgtttccaataaaaatataaaaatgtttattggtaAGACATTTGACTCCCATTTAAACTAGAACAGGGCAGGCTAGATACTTCCTCTTCCCACCCCCCATCAACACCCAGTCCCAGATCCGAAGCCCTCAGTCTTCAAGTATGGAGTTCAAGGCCCGCCTCCGCTTGGCCACCGCCCCCTGCTCCCGCTCCCAAGCCTCTCGACGCTTCAGGAAGGTCGTCAGGGCCACGTTTCGAGCCACATGGTGGCCAAAAGGGTCTCTTAGCAGCTCCTGGTTCCGCTCCCCTGCAAAAGGAACCATTCATGCTCAGTATCACCATGCACTCATCCCCCTAGGCTTGAAGAGACTCCACTTGGGGAGAAGGTCCCTCCATTTTTTTGGAACCCTGGGTC
This sequence is a window from Odocoileus virginianus isolate 20LAN1187 ecotype Illinois chromosome 6, Ovbor_1.2, whole genome shotgun sequence. Protein-coding genes within it:
- the CIDEB gene encoding lipid transferase CIDEB — protein: MEYLSNLDPSGLLRSVSNMSSDLGRKVWTSAPPPQRPFRVCDHKRTTRKGLTAATRQELLDKALETLVLSGALTLVLEEDGTTVESEDFFQLLEDDTCLMVLELGQSWSPRRSGVLPYGLGREKPKYSQDIARITFDVYKQSPRDLFGSLNIKATFYGLYSMSCDIQGLGPKRILRELLRWASSLLQGLGHLLLGISSALRRAVEGSERWQRKGRLKPY